In Odontesthes bonariensis isolate fOdoBon6 chromosome 6, fOdoBon6.hap1, whole genome shotgun sequence, one genomic interval encodes:
- the tmem230b gene encoding transmembrane protein 230b, giving the protein MPARNIVSHDCPNSKVRYSRLATDDDGYIDLQFKKSPPKVPYKAIALAVVLFLIGSLLIIIGALLLAGYFGVTHSDRTVPVLIIGILVFLPGIYHLRIAYYASKGYPGYSYDDIPDFDD; this is encoded by the exons ATGCCTGCACGTAATATTGTGTCCCATGATTGTCCTAACAGCAAAGTTAGGTACTCCAGGTTAGCCACTGACGATGACGGATACATTGATTTACAG TTCAAAAAGAGTCCACCTAAAGTCCCATACAAAGCCATAGCGCTTGCAGTAGTGCTCTTCTTAATCGGCTCTCTGTTAATTATTATTGGTGCTCTTCTTCTGGCTGGGTACTTTGGAGTCACT CACTCAGATCGAACAGTGCCTGTCCTTATCATTGGGATCCTGGTCTTCCTGCCTGGAATTTACCACCTACGGATAGCTTACTATGCATCCAAGGGCTACCCAGGGTATTCCTACGATGACATCCCAGACTTTGATGACTGA